A single genomic interval of Daucus carota subsp. sativus chromosome 1, DH1 v3.0, whole genome shotgun sequence harbors:
- the LOC108195459 gene encoding protein TIFY 5A: MERNCNLELRLETPSFDDHTIAEKTCPSQLMKEEMRSPNSEEKQDNRKLTIFYNGRVSSCDVTDIQARSIILLATQEIGGEKLTTPASSGTSSESSSKPQQYYKQNKGLSMKKSLQQFLQKRRTRIQATSPYSTQ; the protein is encoded by the exons ATGGAAAGGAACTGCAACTTGGAACTTCGCCTTGAAACGCCTTCGTTCGATGATCATACAATCGCAGAAAAAACTTGCCCCAGCCAACTTAT GAAGGAGGAGATGAGAAGTCCAAATTCAGAAGAGAAGCAGGATAATCGAAAGCTAACCATTTTCTACAATGGAAGAGTCAGTTCTTGTGATGTTACCGATATTCAG GCTAGATCCATTATATTACTTGCAACACAAGAAATTGGTGGAGAGAAGCTGACGACTCCAGCTTCCTCAGGGACATCTTCCGAGTCGTCCTCAAAGCCCCAACAGTATTATAAGCAAAATAAAGGTCTTTCGATGAAGAAATCTTTGCAGCAATTTCTGCAAAAGAGGAGGACTAGGATCCAAGCAACATCTCCTTATTCTACTCAATAG
- the LOC108223725 gene encoding glutamate receptor 2.2 — MARSSRAQMKAVAAIVQSWQWRKVTIIYEDTISSVNDIFPYLIEALSEADVAIDYYLPLQPLSPSSIQEKLRVLQSRQSRVFIVHTSSNMAVNIFLEAKRMKMMKKESVWITTDGITSFIDSLNSSTILAMQGVLGVKGFSPFRSQVRYKEFSRRFKAKLRSKYPTKKNMDPGSYALNAYDAVYTAVLAIEGKPNPQSLANILNNNTAVQSGQELLARILDRKFMGLYGEVNFKGGALAPSSTFQIVNVIGRSYLQLGYWSEGSGFSVKIDKGSSYSKSMKILGQVNWPGRASTVPRGWWPVARTANRLKIGVPGNSTFKGFVNVTYEQPGGKATVKGLSIDVFIAVVGDLPYSLDYDFVPYYGSYDSLVKEVYLKTFDAVVGDTSIMASRCEYAEFSQPYSDSGLQVLVYTKGKTSATRAWLFKKPFTTWTWIFTAVINLYSGFVVWFIERQTNRDLRGSWFKQCGTIIWIAFTTLFTSLQGDQLHSNLPRMAAVIWLFVALVITSSYTASLTSLLTIQNLNPMVTNVETLRRTGAKVGCDGNSFVVKYLVDVLKFEPHNIEKIYSEDDYPKALKSGKIAAAFLEVPYIKVLLATNCDGFMTGETFKVGGFGFVFPKAAPLLSDISEAVLKASENGTIRNIENSLLSSYKCSEPDGDAEYSLGLDSFWGLFAITAAASTLALLLFLFPRALPKWPNLKGVVIETEPEQGMHSLLRASASSQHDPVDDERVLFNAELNRQ, encoded by the exons ATGGCTCGCTCTTCACGTGCTCAGATGAAAGCGGTGGCAGCAATAGTTCAGAGCTGGCAATGGCGCAAGGTAACCATTATTTATGAAGACACTATCTCAAGTGTTAATGACATCTTCCCCTACCTTATTGAAGCTCTTAGCGAAGCAGACGTAGCTATTGATTACTATTTGCCTCTTCAACCCTTATCCCCATCTTCTATACAAGAAAAGTTGAGGGTCCTCCAGAGCAGGCAAAGTAGGGTATTTATAGTCCACACTTCAAGTAATATGGCCGTTAATATATTCTTGGAAGCCAAgaggatgaaaatgatgaaaaaagaGTCTGTATGGATCACCACCGATGGCATTACAAGCTTTATTGATTCTCTCAACTCGTCTACAATACTTGCCATGCAAGGTGTCCTGGGAGTAAAGGGGTTTTCTCCCTTTCGTAGTCAAGTGAGATACAAGGAGTTCTCCAGGCGTTTTAAGGCCAAATTACGATCCAAATACCCAACCAAGAAAAATATGGATCCCGGAAGTTATGCCCTGAATGCCTATGATGCTGTATACACTGCAGTGTTAGCAATCGAGGGGAAGCCAAATCCACAATCTCTTGCCaatatattaaacaataataCTGCAGTACAGAGTGGGCAGGAATTACTGGCAAGAATATTGGACAGAAAATTTATGGGGTTATATGGAGAGGTGAATTTTAAAGGTGGGGCTTTGGCACCATCAAGTACTTTTCAGATTGTTAATGTCATTGGTAGGAGTTATCTACAGCTTGGATATTGGTCTGAAGGATCCGGCTTCTCTGTCAAGATTGACAAAGGAAGTAGTTACAGCAAGTCTATGAAGATATTGGGGCAAGTGAACTGGCCAGGACGTGCTTCCACAGTCCCTAGAGGCTGGTGGCCTGTTGCAAGAACCGCCAACAGGCTTAAAATAGGAGTCCCCGGTAACAGCACGTTCAAAGGATTCGTAAATGTGACATATGAACAGCCTGGGGGAAAGGCCACAGTAAAAGGATTGTCAATTGACGTGTTTATAGCTGTTGTTGGTGATTTACCATATAGCCTAGATTATGACTTTGTTCCCTATTATGGATCTTATGATTCACTTGTGAAAGAGGTTTATCTTAAG ACTTTTGACGCGGTGGTTGGGGACACATCTATAATGGCTAGCCGCTGTGAGTATGCAGAGTTTTCACAGCCTTACTCCGACTCAGGTCTGCAGGTGCTGGTATATACCAAGGGAAAAACATCTGCTACTCGAGCATGGCTATTCAAGAAGCCATTTACAACATGGACCTGGATTTTTACCGCAGTTATCAACTTATATAGTGGTTTCGTCGTGTGGTTCATTGAGCGCCAGACAAACAGAGACTTGAGAGGAAGTTGGTTCAAACAATGTGGAACAATTATTTGGATAGCGTTCACCACCCTCTTCACGTCTTTACAAG GTGACCAATTGCATAGCAACTTGCCCCGGATGGCAGCAGTGATCTGGTTGTTTGTTGCTTTAGTAATAACCTCCAGCTACACGGCTAGTCTGACCTCGCTTCTCACAATTCAGAACCTAAATCCAATGGTGACTAATGTCGAAACATTAAGAAGAACCGGTGCAAAAGTTGGGTGTGATGGGAATTCATTTGTGGTCAAGTACCTAGTAGATGTCCTGAAGTTTGAACCACATAACATCGAGAAAATATACTCAGAGGATGACTATCCTAAGGCCCTTAAGAGTGGGAAGATTGCTGCTGCTTTCCTCGAAGTCCCGTATATCAAAGTCCTCCTTGCTACAAATTGTGATGGATTCATGACCGGGGAGACGTTCAAAGTAGGAGGATTTGGTTTCGTGTTTCCAAAGGCCGCTCCATTGCTTTCGGACATCTCTGAAGCGGTTCTTAAGGCATCAGAGAATGGAACAATACGGAACATAGAGAATTCTCTGTTGTCTTCATACAAATGTTCAGAGCCTGATGGTGATGCTGAATACAGTCTTGGATTGGATAGTTTCTGGGGTCTTTTTGCAATAACTGCAGCAGCATCGACTCTAGCTCTTTTGCTCTTTTTGTTTCCTCGTGCTCTTCCAAAATGGCCTAATTTGAAAGGAGTGGTTATAGAAACAGAGCCAGAGCAGGGGATGCACAGCCTACTAAGAGCTTCGGCTTCATCACAACATGATCCAGTGGATGATGAAAGAGTTCTCTTTAATGCAGAATTGAACCGCCAATAA
- the LOC108196216 gene encoding 9-cis-epoxycarotenoid dioxygenase NCED2, chloroplastic: MTSCTAATIAAAYSSKIDPITLPSKTNISFRKKASRSAQIPSYLQDSCNNHQQLIKTSHSPRWNLLQRAAAIASDFMEGIIVLKETKHQLSRTCDPRVQIAGNFAPVPEQPVKHNLSFSGTIPDCIHGVYVRNGANPLFEPVAGHHLFDGDGMLHAVTFNGNSISYACKLTQTQRLVQEKELGRAVFPKAIGELHGHTGIARLVLFYMRGLFGLIDHSHGIGVANAGLVYFNGRLLAMSEDDLPYQVRVQPSGDLQTVRRFDFDEQLQSTMIAHPKRDPVTGELFALSYDVVKKPYLKYFKFSTDGEKSPDVEIPLDSPTMMHDFAITKNFVVIPDQQMVFKFREMIKGGSPVIYDKNKKCRFGILSKEAKDSSEINWIELPQIFCYHIWNAWEEPESDEIVVIGSCMTPPDSIFNECQENLKSILSEIRLNLKTGKSTCRPIISSHEQVNLEAGMVNRNLLGRKTRYAYLAIAEPWPKVSGIAKVDLVTGDIQKFNYGDMRYGGEPFFLPRELNSEKEDDGYIMAYVHDEKTWKSELQIINAMNMNLEASVKLPSRVPYGFHGTYISSEELAQQV; the protein is encoded by the coding sequence ATGACTTCTTGTACAGCAGCTACTATTGCTGCTGCATATTCTTCCAAAATTGATCCCATCACATTGCcatcaaaaacaaatatttcttTTCGAAAAAAGGCCTCTAGAAGTGCTCAGATCCCCTCCTACCTTCAAGATTCTTGTAATAATCATCAACAGCTCATCAAAACATCCCATTCTCCGCGATGGAACTTACTGCAAAGAGCCGCAGCTATAGCTTCAGATTTTATGGAGGGTATTATAGTTCTTAAAGAAACCAAGCACCAACTTTCCAGAACTTGTGATCCGCGTGTCCAAATAGCTGGAAACTTTGCCCCTGTACCAGAACAACCAGTTAAACATAACTTGTCCTTCTCTGGCACAATCCCTGATTGCATTCACGGTGTCTACGTCCGTAATGGAGCTAACCCTCTGTTTGAGCCTGTAGCAGGTCACCATCTTTTTGATGGTGATGGAATGCTTCACGCGGTGACTTTTAATGGTAATTCCATTAGCTACGCGTGCAAACTCACACAAACACAGAGACTTGTTCAAGAAAAAGAATTAGGCCGTGCAGTGTTTCCTAAAGCAATAGGCGAGCTGCATGGTCACACTGGGATAGCCCGGTTAGTGCTCTTCTACATGAGAGGGCTGTTCGGCCTTATTGATCATAGCCATGGGATAGGCGTGGCTAATGCTGGCCTTGTGTATTTTAATGGCCGGCTTTTAGCCATGTCAGAGGATGACCTTCCTTATCAAGTTCGAGTCCAGCCTTCTGGTGATTTACAGACTGTTAGACGGTTTGATTTTGATGAACAGCTCCAGTCAACAATGATCGCTCATCCTAAGCGTGATCCAGTGACTGGAGAGCTGTTCGCCTTAAGTTATGATGTTGTCAAGAAGCCTTATCTgaagtattttaaattttctacaGACGGAGAGAAATCTCCTGACGTAGAAATCCCACTGGATTCGCCCACTATGATGCATGATTTTGCAATTACTAAAAATTTCGTGGTGATTCCTGACCAGCAAATGGTGTTTAAGTTTCGAGAAATGATCAAGGGGGGATCTCCAGTAATATATGACAAGAACAAGAAGTGTAGGTTTGGAATTCTATCCAAAGAAGCTAAAGATTCTTCTGAAATAAATTGGATCGAATTGCCACAGATTTTCTGCTACCATATATGGAATGCATGGGAGGAACCCGAATCTGATGAAATCGTAGTAATCGGATCATGCATGACTCCACCTGATTCAATTTTCAACGAATGCCAAGAAAATTTAAAGAGCATTTTATCAGAAATCAGGCTCAACCTAAAGACAGGAAAATCCACTTGTAGGCCAATAATTTCATCGCACGAACAAGTGAACTTAGAGGCAGGAATGGTGAACCGGAACTTATTGGGACGGAAAACGAGGTACGCGTATCTGGCTATAGCTGAACCATGGCCTAAAGTGTCAGGAATAGCAAAAGTGGACTTGGTAACAGGAGATATACAGAAGTTTAACTACGGTGACATGAGGTATGGTGGGGAGCCATTTTTTTTACCAAGGGAGTTGAATTCGGAGAAAGAAGATGATGGATATATTATGGCATATGTTCATGATGAGAAGACATGGAAATCTGAACTTCAGATCATCAACGCGATGAATATGAATTTAGAAGCATCAGTTAAGCTTCCTTCAAGGGTACCTTATGGTTTTCATGGGACATACATAAGCTCTGAGGAATTAGCTCAACAAGTATAG
- the LOC108205109 gene encoding pyruvate dehydrogenase E1 component subunit beta-3, chloroplastic isoform X2, whose translation MASIFQGIGAATAISSSTSFDSKKLIFSAPRFHLEKKGSFLVVRSDGKMSNGISGRAEKLVTNAVAAKADAPAASTTSKSGHELLLFEALREGLEEEMDRDPRVCVMGEDVGHYGGSYKVTKGLAPKFGDLRVLDTPIAENSFTGMGIGAAMTGLRPVIEGMNMGFLLLAFNQISNNCGMLHYTSGGQFTIPVVIRGPGGVGRQLGAEHSQRLESYFQSIPGIQMVACSTPYNAKGLMKAAIRSENPVILFEHVLLYNLKEKIPDEEYICNLEEAEMVRPGEHVTILTYSRMRYHVMQAAKTLVNKGYDPEVIDIRSLKPFDLHTIGNSVKKTHRVLIVEECMRTGGIGASLTAAINENFQDYLDAPIVCLSSQDVPTPYAGTLEEYTIVQPAQIVTAVEQLCQ comes from the exons ATGGCTTCGATTTTCCAAGGAATCGGAGCAGCCACTGCTATTTCATCATCCACTTCATTTGATTCCAAGAAATTAATCTTTTCTGCGCCAAGATTTCACTTGG AGAAAAAAGGGAGCTTTTTGGTGGTGAGATCTGATGGGAAGATGAGTAATGGGATTAGTGGAAGAGCTGAAAAATTAGTGACCAATGCTGTTGCA GCAAAGGCTGATGCACCAGCAGCATCGACAACTTCGAAATCTGG GCATGAGCTTTTGCTATTTGAAGCCCTTCGTGAAGGTCTCGAGGAAGAGATGGACAGAGATCCTCGTGTTTGTGTGATGGGAGAAGATGTCGGTCACTATGGAGGTTCATACAAGGTGACCAAAGGTCTTGCTCCAAAGTTTGGTGATCTCAGGGTACTTGATACCCCGATTGCTGAGAACTCTTTTACTGGTATGGGGATTGGAGCAGCCATGACTGGGCTCAGGCCAGTTATCGAGGGAATGAATATGGGTTTTCTCCTACTTGCCTTCAATCAAATATCTAACAACTGTGGCATGCTTCACTACACATCTGGTGGACAATTCACCATTCCAGTGGTCATCCGAGGGCCTGGTGGGGTCGGCCGGCAGCTTGGGGCTGAGCATTCACAACGTCTCGAGTCATATTTCCAGTCTATtccaggaattcaaatggtagCATGCTCAACACCATATAATGCCAAGGGGTTGATGAAAGCTGCTATCAGAAGCGAGAACCCTGTCATACTGTTTGAACATGTTCTGCTCTATAACCTCAAGGAAAAGATTCCTGATGAGGAGTATATTTGTAATCTTGAGGAAGCTGAAATGGTTAGACCTGGGGAGCATGTAACAATTCTAACATATTCCAGAATGAGGTATCACGTGATGCAAGCTGCCAAGACTCTAGTGAACAAGGGGTACGATCCTGAAGTTATTGACATCAGGTCACTAAAACCATTTGATCTCCACACTATTGGTAACTCTGTGAAGAAAACTCATCGTGTGCTGATTGTGGAGGAGTGCATGCGGACTGGTGGTATTGGTGCCAGTTTGACTGCTGCTATAAATGAGAATTTTCAGGACTATCTGGACGCACCAATTGTATGTTTGTCATCGCAAGATGTTCCAACTCCTTATGCTGGAACTTTAGAGGAATACACTATAGTGCAGCCTGCACAGATTGTGACCGCCGTAGAGCAGCTATGTCAATAA
- the LOC108205109 gene encoding pyruvate dehydrogenase E1 component subunit beta-3, chloroplastic isoform X1, whose amino-acid sequence MASIFQGIGAATAISSSTSFDSKKLIFSAPRFHLAEKKGSFLVVRSDGKMSNGISGRAEKLVTNAVAAKADAPAASTTSKSGHELLLFEALREGLEEEMDRDPRVCVMGEDVGHYGGSYKVTKGLAPKFGDLRVLDTPIAENSFTGMGIGAAMTGLRPVIEGMNMGFLLLAFNQISNNCGMLHYTSGGQFTIPVVIRGPGGVGRQLGAEHSQRLESYFQSIPGIQMVACSTPYNAKGLMKAAIRSENPVILFEHVLLYNLKEKIPDEEYICNLEEAEMVRPGEHVTILTYSRMRYHVMQAAKTLVNKGYDPEVIDIRSLKPFDLHTIGNSVKKTHRVLIVEECMRTGGIGASLTAAINENFQDYLDAPIVCLSSQDVPTPYAGTLEEYTIVQPAQIVTAVEQLCQ is encoded by the exons ATGGCTTCGATTTTCCAAGGAATCGGAGCAGCCACTGCTATTTCATCATCCACTTCATTTGATTCCAAGAAATTAATCTTTTCTGCGCCAAGATTTCACTTGG CAGAGAAAAAAGGGAGCTTTTTGGTGGTGAGATCTGATGGGAAGATGAGTAATGGGATTAGTGGAAGAGCTGAAAAATTAGTGACCAATGCTGTTGCA GCAAAGGCTGATGCACCAGCAGCATCGACAACTTCGAAATCTGG GCATGAGCTTTTGCTATTTGAAGCCCTTCGTGAAGGTCTCGAGGAAGAGATGGACAGAGATCCTCGTGTTTGTGTGATGGGAGAAGATGTCGGTCACTATGGAGGTTCATACAAGGTGACCAAAGGTCTTGCTCCAAAGTTTGGTGATCTCAGGGTACTTGATACCCCGATTGCTGAGAACTCTTTTACTGGTATGGGGATTGGAGCAGCCATGACTGGGCTCAGGCCAGTTATCGAGGGAATGAATATGGGTTTTCTCCTACTTGCCTTCAATCAAATATCTAACAACTGTGGCATGCTTCACTACACATCTGGTGGACAATTCACCATTCCAGTGGTCATCCGAGGGCCTGGTGGGGTCGGCCGGCAGCTTGGGGCTGAGCATTCACAACGTCTCGAGTCATATTTCCAGTCTATtccaggaattcaaatggtagCATGCTCAACACCATATAATGCCAAGGGGTTGATGAAAGCTGCTATCAGAAGCGAGAACCCTGTCATACTGTTTGAACATGTTCTGCTCTATAACCTCAAGGAAAAGATTCCTGATGAGGAGTATATTTGTAATCTTGAGGAAGCTGAAATGGTTAGACCTGGGGAGCATGTAACAATTCTAACATATTCCAGAATGAGGTATCACGTGATGCAAGCTGCCAAGACTCTAGTGAACAAGGGGTACGATCCTGAAGTTATTGACATCAGGTCACTAAAACCATTTGATCTCCACACTATTGGTAACTCTGTGAAGAAAACTCATCGTGTGCTGATTGTGGAGGAGTGCATGCGGACTGGTGGTATTGGTGCCAGTTTGACTGCTGCTATAAATGAGAATTTTCAGGACTATCTGGACGCACCAATTGTATGTTTGTCATCGCAAGATGTTCCAACTCCTTATGCTGGAACTTTAGAGGAATACACTATAGTGCAGCCTGCACAGATTGTGACCGCCGTAGAGCAGCTATGTCAATAA